The Streptomyces sp. NBC_01275 genome has a segment encoding these proteins:
- a CDS encoding pentapeptide repeat-containing protein — protein MIEPSAAAQLRRTARRRAARDHRRQRSRPIGPGRDTGISRLTWVALAASTLPGLAALVALLFTWLSVGQTNKDLQISEQGQITTRFNAAITNLGSASLDVGLGGIYALQRIMQDSSRDQRTVVSVLSAFVRQHAPVPDSGFKPAEEYRPPTDVAAVVAVLGNRSADREVTQDGKPLYRVDLSSVDLRGLEREVGLTEGGMRRRSNFRFAFLTGADLRHAGLENFDLFGASLDNADMSDVNLQDTDLRQAFLGGAVLTDALLGAAVMTGADLGGANLHSAHLSRAEETNETSEADSSADLTRASLIGANLSAADLRGVVLVEADLTDADLAGADLRGADLTRADLSNADLTGAKLSGAKLAGAILEGARGVPPRSRGGSP, from the coding sequence ATGATCGAGCCGTCTGCCGCCGCACAACTCCGCCGGACCGCACGTCGACGGGCCGCCAGGGATCATCGACGGCAACGGAGCCGCCCGATCGGGCCGGGCCGCGACACCGGTATCAGCCGACTGACGTGGGTGGCGCTCGCGGCGTCCACGCTGCCGGGACTGGCCGCACTCGTCGCCCTGCTGTTCACATGGCTGTCGGTCGGGCAGACCAACAAAGATCTGCAGATCTCCGAGCAGGGGCAGATCACCACCCGGTTCAACGCAGCGATCACCAACCTGGGATCAGCGTCGTTGGATGTGGGCCTGGGGGGAATCTACGCCCTGCAACGCATCATGCAGGACTCCTCTCGGGATCAGCGCACTGTCGTCTCGGTGCTGTCCGCGTTCGTACGCCAGCACGCTCCCGTTCCGGACAGCGGCTTCAAGCCGGCAGAGGAGTACAGGCCACCTACCGACGTGGCGGCTGTGGTTGCCGTGCTGGGCAACCGGTCCGCCGACCGGGAGGTGACCCAGGACGGGAAGCCCCTGTACCGAGTTGATCTGAGCAGCGTCGATCTGCGCGGCCTGGAGCGCGAAGTGGGGCTCACGGAAGGCGGCATGCGCAGACGCAGCAACTTCCGCTTCGCGTTCCTCACCGGCGCGGACCTCCGACACGCAGGCCTCGAGAATTTCGACCTCTTCGGCGCGTCCCTCGACAACGCGGACATGTCCGACGTGAACCTTCAGGACACGGACCTCCGGCAAGCATTTCTTGGAGGCGCCGTTTTGACCGACGCACTCTTGGGCGCGGCCGTCATGACCGGCGCGGATCTCGGCGGAGCGAACCTTCACAGCGCGCACCTGAGCAGGGCCGAAGAGACCAACGAAACCAGCGAGGCCGACTCGAGCGCCGATTTGACCCGCGCGTCCCTGATCGGCGCGAACCTGAGCGCCGCAGACCTGCGCGGCGTGGTCCTGGTCGAGGCGGACTTGACTGACGCGGACCTGGCCGGCGCCGACCTGCGCGGCGCAGACCTGACCCGTGCAGACCTGAGCAACGCAGACTTGACCGGGGCAAAGCTGTCGGGTGCGAAGCTGGCGGGCGCGATCCTTGAGGGCGCACGCGGAGTGCCTCCTCGCAGCCGTGGCGGCTCGCCGTGA
- a CDS encoding RNA polymerase sigma-70 factor: protein MSDHASDTATEIFVAHRNLLFTVAYEMLGSAADAEDVLQETWLRWVKVDVEQVRDQRAYLVRITTRQSLNRLRTMKRRKEAYVGPWLPEPLLTAPDVAEDLELAESVSMAIMLVLETLSPTERAVFVLREAFDVSYDDIAAAVDKSPAAVRQIAHRARRHVDARRPRTVVSASRTRAALESFQRALETSDLQGLLDVLAPEVVLMSDGGGLKQAARRPIIGADKVIRFIVGGAGKVEGALTSDPTMVNGNPALVLRLDGEIDGVMAVRVEDGRITGLYYVRNPEKLTRVASETPLTLR from the coding sequence ATGAGCGATCACGCCAGTGACACGGCGACCGAGATCTTCGTCGCCCACCGAAACCTGCTCTTCACCGTCGCGTACGAGATGCTCGGATCGGCGGCCGACGCCGAGGACGTCCTCCAGGAGACCTGGCTGCGGTGGGTCAAGGTCGACGTGGAGCAGGTGCGCGACCAGCGCGCCTACCTGGTCCGGATCACGACCCGGCAGTCGCTCAACCGGCTGCGCACGATGAAACGCCGCAAGGAGGCGTACGTCGGTCCCTGGCTGCCCGAGCCGCTGCTCACCGCGCCGGACGTGGCCGAGGACCTCGAACTCGCCGAGAGCGTGTCGATGGCGATCATGCTGGTCCTCGAGACGCTGTCGCCGACCGAGCGCGCCGTCTTCGTGCTGCGCGAGGCCTTCGACGTCAGCTACGACGACATCGCGGCCGCCGTCGACAAGAGCCCCGCGGCCGTCCGCCAGATCGCGCACCGCGCGCGCCGGCACGTCGACGCCCGCCGCCCTCGCACCGTGGTCTCCGCGAGCAGGACCCGGGCGGCTCTGGAGTCGTTCCAGCGCGCGCTCGAGACCAGCGACCTGCAGGGCCTCCTCGACGTCCTCGCCCCCGAGGTCGTCCTGATGAGCGACGGCGGCGGCCTCAAGCAGGCCGCGCGCCGGCCGATCATCGGCGCCGACAAGGTGATCCGCTTCATCGTCGGCGGCGCCGGCAAGGTCGAAGGCGCACTCACCAGCGACCCCACGATGGTCAACGGCAACCCCGCGCTCGTCCTGCGTCTGGACGGCGAGATCGACGGCGTCATGGCGGTCCGCGTCGAGGACGGCCGCATCACCGGCCTCTACTACGTCCGCAACCCGGAGAAGCTGACCCGCGTGGCATCCGAGACCCCGCTCACCCTGCGCTGA
- a CDS encoding DoxX family protein — protein sequence MNLTLWIATALLAAVALAGGVSKAFVPKERLAGQHGGEWTRDVGVDFVRTLGVVELLAAVGLILPAVLDIAPVMVPVTAVCWVLLMVGAMITHGRLGQFGFVMLNLVYFALAVFVAWGRFGPEAFTG from the coding sequence ATGAACCTCACTCTGTGGATCGCCACCGCACTGTTGGCCGCGGTCGCCCTGGCCGGCGGCGTCAGCAAGGCGTTCGTCCCCAAGGAGCGACTGGCCGGGCAGCACGGCGGGGAGTGGACCCGAGACGTCGGCGTCGACTTCGTCAGGACCCTCGGGGTCGTCGAACTCCTGGCCGCGGTGGGCCTGATCCTGCCCGCCGTGCTCGACATCGCACCGGTCATGGTGCCGGTGACCGCCGTCTGCTGGGTCCTGCTCATGGTCGGTGCGATGATCACCCACGGTCGGCTTGGTCAGTTCGGCTTCGTGATGCTGAACCTGGTCTACTTCGCGCTTGCGGTCTTCGTCGCGTGGGGCCGTTTCGGCCCTGAGGCGTTCACCGGCTGA
- a CDS encoding thioesterase II family protein: protein MTSLAADRDLWLRRFTPAPEATARLVCFPHAGGAASAYVHLSRALAPSVEVVAVQYPGRQDRRSEPCATSIAELADRVSPFLETADADADLPLVLFGHSMGACVAFEVARRLEAGAPGARPHKLIVSGRRAPGPARGERVHLLDEQGVVAELKAVGGTVSAVLDDPDILSMALPAIRADYRAVELYAHQPGELLRCPVVAFTGDADPKAPVEEVADWAGHTTGAFRLKVFPGGHFYLSDDPDPVHEALREETGPERIRIPQRDGVS, encoded by the coding sequence ATGACTTCTCTGGCCGCCGACCGCGACCTGTGGCTGCGCCGGTTCACCCCCGCTCCCGAGGCCACCGCCCGCCTGGTGTGCTTCCCCCACGCGGGCGGGGCGGCCAGCGCCTACGTGCACCTGTCGCGCGCCCTCGCACCGTCCGTCGAGGTGGTGGCGGTGCAGTACCCGGGCCGGCAGGACCGCAGGTCCGAGCCGTGTGCGACGAGCATCGCCGAACTCGCCGACCGTGTCTCGCCGTTCCTCGAGACCGCCGACGCCGACGCCGACCTGCCGCTCGTCCTCTTCGGCCACAGCATGGGCGCCTGCGTCGCCTTCGAGGTGGCCCGCCGTCTCGAAGCCGGCGCGCCCGGAGCCAGGCCGCACAAGCTGATCGTCTCGGGCCGGCGCGCTCCCGGACCCGCCCGCGGCGAACGCGTCCACCTGCTGGACGAACAGGGCGTCGTCGCCGAACTGAAGGCGGTCGGCGGCACGGTGTCCGCGGTCCTCGACGACCCCGACATCCTCAGCATGGCCCTGCCCGCCATCCGCGCCGACTACCGCGCGGTCGAGCTCTACGCCCACCAGCCGGGCGAACTCCTGCGCTGCCCCGTGGTCGCCTTCACGGGCGACGCGGACCCCAAGGCGCCCGTGGAGGAGGTCGCCGACTGGGCCGGCCACACCACCGGAGCGTTCCGGCTGAAGGTCTTCCCGGGCGGGCACTTCTACCTCAGCGACGACCCCGACCCCGTTCACGAGGCGTTGCGCGAGGAGACCGGCCCGGAACGGATCCGGATTCCCCAGCGGGACGGCGTCTCCTAG
- a CDS encoding TetR/AcrR family transcriptional regulator, translated as MSPTRRTARQADLLERLVVLLTAEGFSDLTLDDLAERLRCSKTTLYQLARSKQGLVVEALKHYFRGATEAVEKRVAQTVEPSDRVRVYLTAVAEQLRPLSRRFLDDVADFPPAREVYEANTRAAAERVRQLIAEGVSGGAFREVHTAFVGEVAAATMRQIQQGELKARTGLTDAEAYEQLASLIVHAVSS; from the coding sequence ATGTCGCCCACCCGCCGTACCGCCCGACAGGCCGACCTGTTGGAGCGACTCGTCGTACTGCTCACGGCGGAGGGGTTCTCGGACCTCACCCTGGACGACCTCGCGGAGCGGCTGCGCTGCTCCAAGACGACGCTGTACCAACTGGCCCGCAGCAAACAGGGGCTGGTCGTGGAGGCGCTCAAGCACTACTTCCGCGGGGCGACCGAGGCCGTGGAGAAGCGGGTGGCGCAGACCGTCGAACCGTCCGACCGCGTACGCGTCTATCTGACCGCCGTCGCGGAGCAACTGCGCCCGCTCTCGCGCCGGTTCCTCGACGACGTCGCGGACTTCCCGCCCGCCCGCGAGGTGTACGAGGCCAACACGCGGGCGGCCGCGGAGCGGGTCCGGCAGCTGATCGCCGAGGGCGTCTCCGGCGGCGCCTTCCGTGAGGTGCACACCGCGTTCGTCGGCGAGGTCGCCGCCGCGACCATGCGGCAGATCCAGCAGGGCGAGCTCAAGGCGCGCACCGGGCTGACCGACGCGGAGGCGTACGAGCAGCTCGCCTCGCTGATCGTGCACGCCGTCTCGTCCTGA
- a CDS encoding acyl-CoA dehydrogenase family protein, whose product MPATRALPTEEAVELIQLTRTLATKELAPRVADAEAEAAFPRDVFRTLGRSGLLGLPFAEEDGGAGQPYEVYLQVIEEVAAIWSSVAVGISVHALSCFPLARFGTEEQRRRWLPEMVGGELLGAYCLSEPHAGSDPAAMLTRAVRDGDQYVLNGAKAWTTHGGYADFYTVMARTSDDRAHGISCFLVPADAPGLSADPPERKMGLTGSATATMRLDDVRVPVERRIGAEGQGLQIALASLDCGRLGIAAVATGLAQGALDHAVRYARERETFGKPIIEHQGLAFVLADMGAAIESARATTLSAARLKDLGLPFTREASIAKLVATDNAMKVTTDAVQVLGGYGYTRDFPVERYMREAKVMQIFEGTNQIQRMIISRALDRDEGGVLTVLGKE is encoded by the coding sequence ATGCCTGCCACCCGCGCTCTGCCGACCGAGGAAGCCGTCGAGCTCATCCAGCTCACCCGCACCCTGGCCACGAAGGAACTCGCGCCCAGGGTCGCCGACGCGGAGGCGGAAGCCGCCTTCCCCCGTGACGTCTTCCGCACCCTCGGGCGCAGCGGCCTGCTGGGGCTGCCCTTCGCCGAGGAGGACGGCGGCGCGGGACAGCCGTACGAGGTGTATCTCCAGGTGATCGAGGAGGTCGCCGCGATCTGGTCGAGCGTCGCGGTGGGCATCTCCGTGCACGCCCTGTCCTGCTTCCCGCTGGCCCGCTTCGGCACCGAGGAGCAGCGGCGACGCTGGCTGCCGGAGATGGTCGGCGGCGAGCTCCTCGGCGCGTACTGCCTGTCCGAGCCGCACGCCGGCTCCGACCCGGCGGCCATGCTCACCCGCGCGGTCCGGGACGGCGACCAGTACGTGCTCAACGGCGCCAAGGCCTGGACGACCCACGGCGGGTACGCCGACTTCTACACGGTGATGGCCCGCACCTCCGACGACCGCGCCCACGGCATCTCCTGCTTCCTGGTCCCGGCCGACGCCCCGGGCCTCAGCGCCGACCCGCCGGAGCGGAAGATGGGCCTGACCGGGTCGGCGACCGCCACCATGCGGCTGGACGACGTCCGGGTGCCGGTCGAGCGGCGGATCGGGGCGGAGGGCCAGGGCCTGCAGATCGCGCTCGCCTCCCTCGACTGCGGCCGCCTCGGCATCGCCGCCGTCGCCACCGGCCTCGCCCAGGGCGCCCTGGACCACGCGGTGCGCTACGCCCGTGAGCGCGAGACCTTCGGCAAGCCGATCATCGAGCACCAGGGTCTGGCGTTCGTGCTCGCCGACATGGGCGCCGCGATCGAGTCGGCCCGTGCCACCACGCTGTCCGCCGCGCGGCTGAAGGACCTCGGGCTGCCCTTCACACGGGAGGCGTCGATCGCCAAACTCGTGGCCACGGACAATGCCATGAAGGTGACCACGGACGCGGTGCAGGTCCTCGGCGGGTACGGGTACACGCGTGACTTCCCCGTCGAGCGCTATATGCGCGAGGCCAAGGTCATGCAGATCTTCGAAGGAACCAACCAGATCCAGCGCATGATCATCTCCCGTGCGCTGGACCGTGACGAGGGCGGTGTGCTCACCGTCCTCGGCAAGGAGTGA
- a CDS encoding SDR family NAD(P)-dependent oxidoreductase produces MQLANTAALVTGGASGLGAATAKALAQQGAQVFAVDLKDGIDRAPEAPGVTYVPADVTDPEQVGAAVAVAAGAGVPLRTVVNCAGIGPSMRILGKKGVHDLALYAKVIQINLIGTFNVLALASEAIAETEPDGNGQRGVIVNTASIAAYDGQVGQAAYASSKGGVVGLTLPAARDLAQYGIRVCTIAPGIVETPMLATVSEEFRASLAAGVPFPHRLAQPEEYAKLALAIVDHDYLNGETIRMDGALRMAPR; encoded by the coding sequence ATGCAGCTCGCCAACACCGCCGCCCTCGTCACCGGCGGTGCGTCCGGCCTCGGCGCGGCCACCGCGAAGGCCCTCGCGCAGCAGGGCGCCCAGGTCTTCGCCGTCGACCTCAAGGACGGCATCGACCGGGCGCCCGAGGCGCCGGGCGTGACCTATGTGCCCGCCGACGTCACCGACCCCGAGCAGGTGGGCGCCGCCGTCGCCGTCGCGGCCGGCGCGGGCGTGCCGCTGCGCACGGTCGTCAACTGCGCCGGCATCGGCCCGTCCATGCGGATCCTCGGCAAGAAGGGCGTCCACGACCTGGCCCTGTACGCCAAGGTGATCCAGATCAACCTGATCGGCACCTTCAACGTCCTCGCGCTCGCCTCGGAGGCCATCGCCGAGACCGAGCCCGACGGCAACGGCCAGCGGGGCGTCATCGTCAACACCGCCTCCATCGCCGCGTACGACGGCCAGGTCGGCCAGGCCGCCTACGCGTCCTCCAAGGGCGGCGTCGTCGGCCTGACCCTGCCCGCCGCCCGCGACCTGGCGCAGTACGGCATCCGGGTGTGCACCATCGCCCCGGGCATCGTCGAGACGCCGATGCTGGCCACGGTCTCCGAGGAGTTCCGCGCCTCGCTCGCGGCCGGGGTGCCCTTCCCGCACCGCCTGGCCCAGCCCGAGGAGTACGCCAAGCTCGCCCTGGCGATCGTCGACCACGACTACCTCAACGGCGAGACCATCCGGATGGACGGCGCGCTGCGGATGGCCCCGCGCTGA
- a CDS encoding GntR family transcriptional regulator produces MAKTGSRAVSGSALDALHFALDRTSPVPLYYQLAQQLEAAIEHGALAPGNLLGNEIDLSTRLGLSRPTVRQAIQSLVDKGLLVRRRGVGTQVVHSQVKRPLELSSLYDDLEAAGQGPTTHVVRNERVPATADVAAALGIAEGTEVTLLERLRSTHGQPVAYLCNYLPPALLDLDTDRLEATGLYRMMRATGITLHSARQTIGARSATAEEAAVLAEKEGAALLTMQRTAYDDTGRPVEYGTHIYRASRYAFDFQLLVRT; encoded by the coding sequence ATGGCGAAGACCGGTTCCCGTGCCGTGTCCGGCTCCGCGCTCGACGCGCTGCACTTCGCGCTGGACCGCACCAGCCCGGTGCCGCTGTACTACCAGCTCGCCCAGCAGCTCGAGGCCGCGATCGAGCACGGAGCGCTGGCCCCCGGCAACCTCCTGGGCAACGAGATCGACCTGTCGACCCGCCTCGGCCTGTCCCGCCCCACGGTCCGCCAGGCGATCCAGTCCCTGGTCGACAAGGGCCTGCTGGTGCGCCGCCGCGGCGTCGGCACGCAGGTCGTGCACAGCCAGGTCAAGCGCCCCCTGGAGCTCAGCAGCCTCTACGACGACCTGGAGGCCGCCGGACAGGGGCCCACCACGCACGTCGTACGCAACGAGCGCGTCCCCGCGACCGCGGACGTCGCCGCCGCCCTGGGCATCGCGGAGGGCACCGAGGTCACGCTCCTGGAGCGGCTGCGCTCCACCCACGGGCAGCCGGTGGCGTACCTGTGCAACTATCTGCCGCCGGCCCTGCTGGACCTCGACACCGACCGGCTGGAGGCGACCGGCCTGTACCGGATGATGCGCGCGACCGGCATCACCCTGCACAGCGCGCGCCAGACCATCGGCGCCCGTTCCGCCACCGCCGAGGAGGCCGCCGTCCTCGCGGAGAAGGAGGGCGCGGCCCTGCTGACCATGCAGCGCACGGCGTACGACGACACCGGGCGGCCGGTCGAGTACGGGACGCACATCTACCGGGCGTCCCGGTACGCGTTCGACTTCCAGCTGCTGGTCAGGACCTGA
- a CDS encoding sugar ABC transporter substrate-binding protein, giving the protein MDSSSPARSRRIVPAVAMAAAVALTLAGCSSSSGGKKSEESADGASAGKASTPQMTVALVTHQSPGDTFWDIVRKGAEAAAAKDNVKLIYSADPNAGNQANLVQNAIDQKVDGIAVTLAKPDALKDVISKASTAKIPVVGLNSGVSEWQKLGLMEFFGQDETVAGEALGKRLNEAGAKKAVCVIQEQGNIGLTQRCDGVKKTFTGTTEVLNVNGTDMPSVKSTITAKLTQDKAIDYVVTLGAPFALTATQSVTDAGSKAKIATFDLNKDLTGAISKGTIEFAVDQQPWLQGYLAIDSLWLYKTNGNYMGGGEQPVLTGPAFVDKSNVAAVAAFAAKGTR; this is encoded by the coding sequence ATGGACAGCTCTTCTCCCGCCCGCTCCCGCAGAATCGTCCCCGCAGTGGCCATGGCCGCTGCGGTGGCCCTGACCCTCGCGGGCTGCTCCAGCAGCTCGGGCGGCAAGAAGTCCGAGGAGAGCGCGGACGGCGCCTCCGCGGGCAAGGCGAGCACACCGCAGATGACGGTGGCCCTCGTGACCCACCAGTCGCCCGGCGACACCTTCTGGGACATCGTCCGCAAGGGCGCCGAGGCGGCCGCCGCCAAGGACAACGTCAAGCTGATCTACTCCGCCGACCCGAACGCCGGCAACCAGGCCAACCTGGTGCAGAACGCGATCGACCAGAAGGTCGACGGCATCGCCGTCACCCTCGCCAAGCCGGACGCGCTGAAGGACGTCATCAGCAAGGCGTCGACCGCGAAGATCCCCGTGGTCGGCCTCAACTCCGGTGTGAGCGAATGGCAGAAGCTCGGCCTGATGGAGTTCTTCGGCCAGGACGAGACCGTGGCCGGCGAGGCGCTCGGCAAGCGGCTCAACGAAGCCGGCGCCAAGAAGGCCGTCTGTGTCATCCAGGAGCAGGGCAACATCGGCCTCACCCAGCGCTGTGACGGGGTGAAGAAGACGTTCACGGGCACCACCGAGGTCCTGAACGTCAACGGCACCGACATGCCGTCCGTGAAGTCGACGATCACCGCCAAGCTCACTCAGGACAAGGCGATCGACTACGTCGTCACCCTGGGCGCCCCGTTCGCGCTCACCGCCACGCAGTCCGTGACCGACGCGGGCAGCAAGGCCAAGATCGCCACCTTCGACCTCAACAAGGACCTGACCGGCGCCATCAGCAAGGGCACCATCGAGTTCGCCGTGGACCAGCAGCCCTGGCTCCAGGGCTACCTGGCGATCGACTCCCTGTGGCTCTACAAGACCAACGGCAACTACATGGGCGGCGGTGAGCAGCCGGTGCTGACCGGGCCCGCCTTCGTCGACAAGTCCAACGTCGCCGCGGTGGCCGCCTTCGCCGCGAAGGGCACCAGGTGA
- a CDS encoding ABC transporter permease: protein MSMTHHAEPAVTSPPAPGPKESDGRTARRSLALRLLGRPEVGVFLGAAAVYVFFLITAPPVRDGSSMANILYQSSTIGIMALPVALLMIGGEFDLSAGVAVITSALTASMLSYQLTMNVWVGVIVALLVSLGIGFLNGWLVVRTGLPSFLITLGSFLILQGVNLAVTKLVTENVATDDISTMDGFDQAKKVFASSFDVGGVQVKITIVYWLVFAAIATWVLLRTKYGNWIFAVGGNKESARAVGVPVAFTKITLFMLVGFGAWFVGMHQLFTFNTVQSGEGVGQELIYISAAVIGGCLLTGGAGSAIGPVFGAFMFGMVQQGIVYAGWNPDWFKAFLGVMLLGAVMINLWVQRTATRR, encoded by the coding sequence ATGAGCATGACCCATCATGCCGAGCCGGCGGTGACCTCACCGCCGGCCCCCGGCCCGAAGGAGTCCGACGGCCGGACCGCTCGACGTTCCCTGGCCCTGCGGTTGCTGGGCCGTCCCGAGGTGGGCGTCTTCCTCGGCGCGGCCGCGGTGTACGTGTTCTTCCTGATCACGGCGCCGCCGGTGCGCGACGGCAGCTCGATGGCCAACATCCTGTACCAGTCGTCGACCATCGGGATCATGGCGCTGCCCGTGGCCCTGCTGATGATCGGCGGCGAGTTCGACCTGTCGGCCGGCGTCGCCGTCATCACCTCGGCGCTCACCGCGAGCATGCTCAGCTACCAACTGACCATGAACGTCTGGGTCGGCGTGATCGTCGCGCTGCTGGTGTCGCTGGGGATCGGCTTCCTCAACGGCTGGCTGGTGGTCAGGACCGGACTGCCCAGCTTCCTGATCACCCTGGGCAGCTTCCTGATCCTGCAGGGCGTGAACCTGGCGGTGACCAAGCTGGTCACCGAGAACGTGGCCACCGACGACATCAGCACCATGGACGGCTTCGACCAGGCCAAGAAGGTCTTCGCGTCGTCCTTCGACGTCGGCGGCGTCCAGGTGAAGATCACCATCGTGTACTGGCTGGTCTTCGCGGCCATCGCCACCTGGGTGCTGCTGCGCACGAAGTACGGCAACTGGATCTTCGCGGTGGGCGGCAACAAGGAGTCGGCGCGGGCCGTCGGCGTGCCGGTGGCGTTCACGAAGATCACCCTGTTCATGCTGGTCGGCTTCGGCGCCTGGTTCGTCGGGATGCACCAGCTGTTCACGTTCAACACCGTGCAGTCCGGCGAGGGCGTCGGCCAGGAGCTGATCTACATCTCGGCCGCGGTGATCGGCGGCTGTCTGCTGACCGGCGGCGCCGGCTCCGCGATCGGCCCGGTCTTCGGCGCGTTCATGTTCGGCATGGTCCAGCAGGGCATCGTCTACGCCGGCTGGAACCCCGACTGGTTCAAGGCCTTCCTCGGCGTCATGCTGCTGGGCGCCGTCATGATCAATCTGTGGGTCCAGCGCACGGCGACCCGGAGGTGA
- a CDS encoding ATP-binding cassette domain-containing protein produces MTTDHTDNTAGTHGAILTDTVAEDGDRPLVALRNAGKSYGNIRALHGVDLEVHPGKVTCVLGDNGAGKSTLIKIVSGLHQHTEGEFLVDGEPVRLTTPRQALDKGIATVYQDLATVPLMPVWRNFFLGSEMTKGPWPLRRLDIEKMKKTADQELRNMGIVLDDLEQPIGTLSGGQRQCVAIARAVYFGARVLILDEPTAALGVKQSGVVLKYIAAARDRGLGVIFITHNPHHAYMVGDHFSVLRLGTLELTASRDQVSLEELTNHMAGGAELAALKHELAQVRGVDVEELPEEKDLTAPVASSGEGTA; encoded by the coding sequence ATGACCACTGACCACACCGACAACACGGCCGGCACGCACGGCGCGATCCTGACGGACACCGTCGCCGAGGACGGCGACCGTCCCCTCGTCGCACTGCGCAACGCGGGCAAGTCCTACGGCAACATCCGTGCCCTGCACGGCGTCGACCTCGAGGTCCACCCCGGCAAGGTCACCTGCGTCCTGGGCGACAACGGCGCCGGCAAGTCCACCCTCATCAAGATCGTCTCCGGACTCCACCAGCACACCGAGGGCGAGTTCCTCGTCGACGGCGAACCCGTCCGCCTGACCACCCCCCGTCAGGCCCTCGACAAGGGCATCGCCACCGTCTACCAGGACCTGGCGACCGTCCCCCTGATGCCGGTGTGGCGGAACTTCTTCCTCGGCTCCGAGATGACCAAGGGCCCCTGGCCCCTGCGCCGTCTCGACATCGAGAAGATGAAGAAGACCGCCGACCAGGAACTGCGCAACATGGGCATCGTCCTCGACGACCTCGAACAGCCCATCGGCACCCTCTCCGGCGGCCAGCGCCAGTGCGTGGCCATCGCCCGCGCCGTCTACTTCGGCGCCCGCGTCCTCATCCTCGACGAGCCCACCGCCGCCCTCGGCGTCAAGCAGTCCGGCGTGGTCCTGAAGTACATCGCCGCCGCCCGCGACCGCGGCCTCGGCGTCATCTTCATCACCCACAACCCCCACCACGCCTACATGGTCGGCGACCACTTCAGCGTCCTGCGCCTGGGAACCCTCGAACTCACCGCCTCCCGCGACCAGGTCAGCCTCGAAGAGCTCACCAACCACATGGCCGGCGGAGCCGAACTCGCCGCCCTCAAGCACGAACTGGCACAGGTACGGGGCGTCGACGTCGAAGAGCTCCCCGAGGAGAAGGACCTCACCGCTCCCGTGGCGAGCTCGGGGGAGGGGACGGCCTGA
- a CDS encoding sugar phosphate isomerase/epimerase → MSGALGSPAPGSPLLDRIRVGSAPDSWGVWFADDPRQVPWERFLDEVAEAGYSWIELGPYGYLPTDPVRLTDEVDRRGLKVSAGTVFTGLHHGPSVWESTWAHVSQVAALTQAMGARHLVVIPSFWRDDKTAEILEPPELTGEQWAHLTKGMERLGHEVKETYGLDLVVHPHADTHIDTEAHVERFLDSTDAELVNLCLDTGHYAYCGGDSVQLIETYGERIGYLHLKQVDPEILAAVVADEVPFGPAVQRGVMCEPPSGVPELEPVLVAAQRLGVELFAIVEQDMYPCEPDAPLPIAVRTRKFLRSCGA, encoded by the coding sequence ATGTCCGGCGCACTCGGCTCTCCCGCCCCCGGCTCTCCCCTGCTCGACCGCATCCGCGTCGGCTCCGCTCCCGACTCCTGGGGCGTGTGGTTCGCCGACGATCCCCGACAGGTGCCCTGGGAACGCTTCCTGGACGAGGTCGCCGAGGCGGGCTACTCCTGGATCGAGCTGGGACCGTACGGCTACCTGCCGACCGACCCGGTCCGGCTCACCGACGAGGTGGACCGGCGCGGTCTGAAGGTGTCCGCGGGCACGGTCTTCACCGGCCTGCACCACGGCCCCTCGGTCTGGGAGTCCACCTGGGCGCACGTGAGCCAAGTGGCCGCGCTCACCCAGGCGATGGGCGCCCGGCACCTGGTGGTGATCCCGTCCTTCTGGCGCGACGACAAGACCGCGGAGATCCTGGAGCCGCCGGAGCTGACCGGCGAGCAGTGGGCGCATCTCACCAAGGGCATGGAGCGGCTCGGGCACGAGGTGAAGGAGACGTACGGCCTGGATCTCGTGGTCCATCCGCACGCCGACACCCACATCGACACCGAGGCCCATGTCGAACGGTTCCTGGACTCCACCGACGCCGAACTGGTCAACCTCTGCCTGGACACGGGGCATTACGCCTACTGCGGCGGCGACAGCGTCCAGCTGATCGAGACCTACGGCGAACGCATCGGCTATCTTCACCTCAAGCAGGTCGATCCGGAGATCCTCGCCGCCGTGGTCGCCGACGAGGTGCCGTTCGGGCCGGCGGTCCAGCGCGGGGTGATGTGCGAACCGCCGTCCGGCGTACCGGAGTTGGAGCCGGTCCTGGTCGCGGCGCAGCGGCTCGGCGTCGAGTTGTTCGCGATCGTCGAGCAGGACATGTACCCGTGCGAGCCCGACGCGCCGCTGCCCATCGCGGTGCGGACCCGCAAGTTCCTGCGGTCCTGCGGGGCTTGA